CCGCGCTACGGTTGTAAAGGATCCGGCTGGTAAAATATTAATGTGGGTAGGTACATGTACCGACGTAGACGAGGTAAAGCAAGCGCAGCAAAGTTTGCTCAAGAAAAATGAAGAGTTGGTACGGATTAACCAGGACCTCGATAATTTTGTTTATACCGCCTCGCACGACCTGAAAACCCCGGTTATTCATATTCAACAATTAATTGAAGTTTTGCACGAGGGCGCCCAATTTCAAACAGAAGATGCCGAATTATTGCAAGAGCTACTGAATAAATCTTTAAAGCAATTACAGCATACGATTCAGGATTTGTCTGAAATCGTGAAAGTGCAAAAAGACCAGGAAACCACCATTGAAAACTTAGAAATAGCCCCGCTCATCGAGGAGGTAAAGATTAGTCTGCAAGTGGCTCTTTTCGAAACCGGGGGCAGCATAATAACGCACCTGGATCAAGCGCCGGTATTGGCATTTAATCGGGTAAACTTAAAAAGCATTCTGTATAATCTGATCAGCAACGGATTAAAGTACCGCTCCCCTAAACGAACTCCGGAGATTACGGTTACCAGCAGTCTGGTGCCCGGTTTTTTAAAAATTTCCGTTTCTGACAACGGGCTCGGGATTGATTTGGCCCAGCGGGGACATAAATTATTTCAGATGTTTTCCCGGTTTCACGATCATGTACCCGGTTCCGGAATAGGTTTATACATTGTTAATCGGATCATTAAAAACAATGGAGGCTACATTGAGGTAGATAGCCAACTCGATGTGGGTACCACGTTTAACTTATACTTTAAACGGAATGCGTAACCTGCAGTCTTTCTGAAGGATTATAACCCGTAAACTTACCGGCCTGTTACGTATGGCGGTAGGATTTTTAAAAAGAAAGCCATTTTACAATAGCCGGGCCCCAGTAGTAAATAGTGAAATAGTAAGTACCAATTACTAAAAACCCAGCAGCCCCTAACAAGATAAAGCATGTAAGTAATTTTAAGCCAGCCGGTGCTTTATAACGCCGCGCCCGGATAAAAGCCTCTACTACTACCAGGTTAGGTAAATAGAAAAAGAAGAACATTACCTGGTCAAAAAGGCCGGTAAACTGACGGGTATGGCCCAGCCCATCGGTTAAGAGCAACCAGAAACCATAATCCATGCGGTATAACCACGACCCAATAGCTAAAGCATACAAGCGTAAAGCCCAGGCCCGGTGTTTTTCGAAGCTTTTGGTTACAGCATGCCGGTAGGTTGCCAGTGCCGCTACAAACATCAGCACCCCATACAGGCCAAAGCCCAGGTCCATTATAAAGCCCCCAATGGTACCTTTCAGCAAAATAAATATTAAACCCCCCACGGCCGCCAGAATAGAAGCGCTTACGTATATCAGGCCAATCCACCGGTGCCAAACCGGAAAACGAACCCGTACTTTATCTATTAACTGTATACTGCCCAATACCAGAATAATTCCGCCCGCCGCAAAATGCAAACCAATCCCCGAGGTAGTAGCCACCGAATTTTTCTCGTACAAACCCGGCAAAACTTCGTTCCACCGGTTTGTATTGCCCTCGTAAAGCGCAGCCGCGTAAAAAGCCAGAATGTATAAGCCAAACAAGGCAGCACTTAGCCAAACGGTAGCCACCAATAACCGGGCAGACCAGCGTAGCGCTACCGCACTAAAGTTATGAAAGAGCGTGTAGTTGGTGGTAGCCGGCGGTAGCTTCTGGGTGGCTTGGTTCATAGTTGCTTATTATACAATGATTTAGCAACTTTAAAATACACAATTTTCTTTATACCACAAAGAGAATGACCTCAGTAGAGCAATACCGTAAAATAAAATAGGAAAAAGAACGACGTAGTATAAATACAAACGGGTAATTAAACCAACGTACCGGTTATTTTAACCTTGGCAATGTTCCGGCTGGTATATGTTTTCTGGATTATTACCACATACCAAGAATGTAGCCGTAGTTGTCCAAATTAAAGCGTAATGCATTTTTAAAATTTTAAATTTTTAAAAATGCATTTAAAAGGGGGAATTGTAAACAGCTAATCTCTGAATATCCTTATTGTTAAGCTTTGTAGTTTTGCAATCCTATTGCATCTATTTTATTGTTATCTTTGCACTTCATGAAATGGGTGGCAATACTATTTAGCTTTTACCTGTTGGTGCTATCCTGCATACCTTGCGCGGATGCTGCACCACAGGATCATGCTGCTCAAACCATTATTTCGGCAGTACACAATAAAGGAGGATCTCCCTCTTCCGATGTGGATCTATGTTCTCCCTTGTGTCTTTGTAGGTGCTGTACCGGAGCTACTTTGGTTTACCCGGCTAGTAAGGTCGAGTTTACGCCCGTTCTAGTAACTATTCCGGTTCCCGTTTACCAATCGGTTAGCATTCCCCATCCTGTTTTTTCGATCTGGCAACCGCCGCAACTTTAATCATTTTAGGCTTATCTGCTTGGTAAAGTTCCGCAAGGAAGCTTTAGACCATGCCTTGTATTTTATGTTCAGCCTCGCCGCTGTATAAAG
The sequence above is a segment of the Adhaeribacter swui genome. Coding sequences within it:
- a CDS encoding DUF2306 domain-containing protein; translation: MNQATQKLPPATTNYTLFHNFSAVALRWSARLLVATVWLSAALFGLYILAFYAAALYEGNTNRWNEVLPGLYEKNSVATTSGIGLHFAAGGIILVLGSIQLIDKVRVRFPVWHRWIGLIYVSASILAAVGGLIFILLKGTIGGFIMDLGFGLYGVLMFVAALATYRHAVTKSFEKHRAWALRLYALAIGSWLYRMDYGFWLLLTDGLGHTRQFTGLFDQVMFFFFYLPNLVVVEAFIRARRYKAPAGLKLLTCFILLGAAGFLVIGTYYFTIYYWGPAIVKWLSF
- a CDS encoding DUF6660 family protein, translated to MKWVAILFSFYLLVLSCIPCADAAPQDHAAQTIISAVHNKGGSPSSDVDLCSPLCLCRCCTGATLVYPASKVEFTPVLVTIPVPVYQSVSIPHPVFSIWQPPQL